Genomic window (Vidua macroura isolate BioBank_ID:100142 chromosome 3, ASM2450914v1, whole genome shotgun sequence):
tacacacacacagcttTGAAGACAACAACACAGAAGAGTGAAGCCTTTCTGACTGGGAAGGACAGGAAGAAAAGCTCAGGACTCTTTCCACATAAATCATTTATCTTCCATCTACATTGCTCATGCAAGCTTCCACAAACAACACTGCTTGGTGTCCATGGTAATACTGGAATTACACTAATGACATCCAAGAATAagcttggttttggttttctataGGGAAGCTTTTATAAACTACATTTGTATGGAGGAAAACAGACACCACATACTAACAATactttaaaagaacagaaaaattagaAGCGTGATTTCTGTTATCTTTGCAGATTCCCAAACGCATATCCTTCAGAGAGGAATCAAGTATGTCCCCTGTCCTGTAGAGCTGTTTATGAAGCTTAATACCATTACAATTTCCATCTCTGTCAAATTTTATCAAAACTAGCCAGAAGTgaggagaaaacagaacagTGATACAGCATGACCACAGTGGTTATGTTTTTTCAGGTATCAGGTCAAAAGTAGATCCAACATCACAGGAGAACCAGTTCAAAACTAAGCCATGTAGACTATGGAGCAGGATGCCAAGACCTATCATCTgtgtaaaaattacttttagacTTGTCATTATCGGCTGGTAGCATTGCAGAAATTTCACAACCAGTATTAAAACATACCGCTTAGCTTATTTTTGCCTGcttgttcttcttccttcatttttttcctttttatttctagaaGTTCTGCATCAAATTTGGCTTTCCAATTAAGGAAATTCTCAATGGTAACAGGAGTGCCATGAAAACGTTGCTGGAAGAATAGAAAACAAGGCTGCAAACACAACTTGCAAAGCTACAGGTGAAGATAAgcattttcttaattatttaaattacaacAGTCCAGAAACACTGCTTGCTGTGAAGTATTCTGAGAAATTAATCTTAATTCTGAGAGTAAATAAAGAACACATTCTTGTGTTTTTTGTCATGGGACTTTCCCCTTAGAGAACTATACTGAGGTGGAAACTCAAAGAAGAACCCTGCATACTCCTTTTGGACCTAGAGTGCAATAGTTCACAACTCCCCACTAATATTGCTTATTTATAAGTAGGCAGCACTTCTTATTAACCCGTAAGTGCAATCTACACCAAAATACTGcctattaaaatatattaatccTTTTGTAttgctgaaacagaaaaaaatagtattttttctcAGACATTTCTTTGCcaattttctgaaatacagaacCTTCCAAGTCCCATCACCCTCCAGCTATTTCTCAGAAAGTGAGTGAGGAGTCATTAGTTGGACTTATCACAGCACGATCCATGAACAGTGAAACTGTTTTACAGGAGGGCAAACCAGTCTTGAAGATTGGTCCCACTGCTTCCACCCTATCCACTCAGTCTTCCAAGGAAGACAGCCTTCCTCAAACCATGGAGCCCGTGTGCAGCATGACATATTCTAGCCTTTTTTGCTCTCCATTCCCTCTTGCTTCCCCTTCTTCCAGCAAAAAAACGTCTACAGCAAATCTGATTTCATTTGGGAAAAATCCCTGCCTTAGGAAGTAAAGCTAGAAGACTGTGAACATGCAGTTAGACTCCAAAAAGACAGCttaagaaaaaaggggaaaaaatatcacTTAAGTTCATTAAACAATCTTATGTTTCAATTAAGTCATCTTTAGGATAGCTGCTCCTTTCCCACTGCAACTGAGAACTGCTCCTGCATCAAACcaatgcattttaaagaagctgaaattctttttcattGAAGACATTATTTTACAtaccttctcttcttcctctgcttctctttctttctgtttcttctcttcttctcttcgTGTTTTTATTTGATCCactatttcatttaatttctcctGTACTGCTGAGACTAGAGTGAAGATCATTACCATTCCTAAATTTTCTTCTGCCTACAACACAAAGAGGGCAACTTCAAACAGAAGAACCTGAATGCATCAATACGTTTATAGAAAGCAGGATGTTGTGCAAATGCAGAGGGCACAGCTGACACATTCTGCACCAGTCTTAAAAGCTTGCTGTAAACTTCAAATTCCACTGGCCAGTTAATCCAGTCAGTTATCCCCAAATGGGTGTGCAGCAAAACACAAAGATGAATGTCTGTGATCAGGTTATTAACACATTATAGACATCTTCTGAAAGgctttttcattaataaaacaaaacctacAGTAGAAACACAActgtaaaatttaaatatcaGAAATCATAAGAGACAAGTCACTGAGAACCTTTCTTCTCCTGGAACAGTTTATTCCTTAATTCTATTACATGCTCCTTTGAAGTGAGACAGTTTCCCCGGAAAATCAGAAAACATCAGCTGATGGAAGGAAGTTTATATGAAGTAAAcggaaaatgaaaaaaatgcccATTAAACATTATGGCAATTTTAAGGCAGTGAGGACTTGTCAAAAATTCCTGAAACCAAAGAAGtgcttccttctttccttcacaATGCACTCTCAGTGATCCCAAAGGTTGATGAGATCCACCCTCAAACAGTTACATTATCAAAAATCAATGtggcatttttaatatttccaaatGAAACTGAGCTGGCTTATTTTcacaaattatatatatatatacaaattcACCATGAGCTAGAAGTGGAAAAGAGGGAAGCCCTAGTGCACTTCCATTTCATTATTCTACATTATTGCGCACAGTGAATTAGCCCTATATCTTACCTCAGTGATGTCATTCACCACACTCAAACCACAAAGTAGGTCCCTATAGTATGGAACAAGTTTCAGATCAGTAGCAGATACCTCCAAAAACTAGTGATTTGAGAGAAATTTCAGCCAATGTGTGAAGTGGTATCAAGCTATTCCAAGATACTCTGTTTTCCTTACCTGCTGCTCTAGCAGTTTTATTATGTCCATGACATCATTATCATCAAGATTCTCCTGTGAGACAATTTCATATAGTGGAGTTTCATCAGGGTATTTTTCTCGATAGGTAAATTTAAGGGTTGTTTGGACAGCTACAAGATAAACAAACACATATTCTTATGGTGATAACTCTGTATAACTTAAATGGTATGTTTTCCTACTGCATCAACAGTCTAAAGAttatagaatataaaatattcttgcCCCAAAGGGACAGTCTTCTTACACAGATGTTAAAACAATATGAACAGATTTAAACATAACCCAAGAGTCCAAAGAAATTAAGATGATAAAGTTTGCACTTGCACAAGCTATTAAAACCTTCTCATGTCTGAAAGGTCTttagaaagactgaaaaatcttTTATGACAGGTACTAGAGCAATAATCTCCCTCATATTCTACTTAAAGCTGGAACACAGCAAGAGTCATAATAACAGAACTAGAGAAAATCTCAGCATATTAACACCTCAGATCCTGTGTGCCTGGCTGAGGTATCAACCTCTGTGTTGGGTTCCAGGGCTCCACACTGTGGACAAACACACTATGTCCAGTAGAAATTATTAAGCAGAGAACTGCCTAAGAAAAATGCATTCAATCTGAAGCTGTCCAGAGCCAGGGTAACATGGAAACAAGGCAAAAGAGAATCAAGTTCCTTTTACACATCCTCCCAGAATACTAGGAAGAAGCTTTCCTTTAGTTCCAGACTCACAgttctcagcagcacagcagtctGTACAACACAGACACCTGCTCCAAGCAGGACTTACTCCTTTAAAACTAAGTAAGGCAGCACCTGTTTATTCCTTCTGTTATAGTATCCCGAATAGCAGCTTTCAAACTTGGAGTAAGGCTTGCTTACAATATGCCCACACAATTGTTGGTATTTAACAAATACACAGGGACTTGGGACCCACAGCCTTCTGCTCTGGAACTGCTCCTTAAAGGCTGCACATTCACAGCACACAGACTCAACTCTCCCACGTAGCTGGCATACACACAGTTGCCAAACCCCTCACAACGTGTCTGTAAGCCACTGGAAGGATGGTGACAACCCATACTTTTTGAAGCTATGCTACAAAGCCTTTGAGATTCAGCAGAAAGCAGTGCTACAATGACAGCATAACGTTTCTGCAAGCTAAATGAGGATCACCCAAATCTTTGAACTACATTTGCAAAGGAATGTTTGCTGTACCAGGCCCCTTCAAGGATCTAAGTGGAGGTATACATAGCTGTTGGTGATCGAATTAGATTTAAACATATACAGGAGAAGTTTCTGAGTAAGACATGATAAACTTACTTTCATCATTTTCTCCAGCTTCAGATGTCACAGTGATTGTGAAAGTTGTTGGCTTTTCTGACAATActgttcaaagaaaaaaagcaagagtcAGGGAGAGTCCTTAAATCAATTACTTCTTCACATCAGTGAAACTGAACTTCTTAAAGAAAGCAAGCTCTTGATACAGTGTTAAGGGCCTTTTTAACTTATTAAGGTAATACTTTTCAATTAAGAGCTATTTTCCATACGATGTGATGCCTGGAGTGCTCTTTGAATGAGACCATACATCAAACAATACCACTTTTGGAAAACTTTCTCTTCTGGAAGTTTCAGTGTTCCAGAAAGTGCAAATCAAATCAAACAACTCCTGGTAGTGCACTGATTGCGTGCAGAAAGCCACCAAAGCTAATTTGCTTTACTGCACTAAATGTGTCTGATGAGCATCCAGTGCACTCTTGACCGTGGACTATTTTTACAGAATGATTGAACCTATATATAAAACTTCTTGCTTAATGCAAGAAATGCTACTAACCAAGCAACGTACTAGAATGAAAGTGTGTGAATCAGGCAGCTACAAGACAGACAACACAACACAGGAAGAGCTGTGACCTGTGTTTCACAGGCTAAAACCCTCTTTGCACAATTGTGGGTTGCAGACCATATAGTCATGTAAGGACTGCTCTGCATGTCT
Coding sequences:
- the RWDD1 gene encoding RWD domain-containing protein 1; the protein is MTDYSEEQRNELEALESIYPDSFTVLSEKPTTFTITVTSEAGENDETVQTTLKFTYREKYPDETPLYEIVSQENLDDNDVMDIIKLLEQQAEENLGMVMIFTLVSAVQEKLNEIVDQIKTRREEEKKQKEREAEEEEKQRFHGTPVTIENFLNWKAKFDAELLEIKRKKMKEEEQAGKNKLSGKQLFEMDHNLDTSDIQFLEEAGNNVEVDESLFQEMDDLELEDEEDDPDYNPVNLDSD